A window of the Lolium perenne isolate Kyuss_39 chromosome 7, Kyuss_2.0, whole genome shotgun sequence genome harbors these coding sequences:
- the LOC127318498 gene encoding protein FAR1-RELATED SEQUENCE 5-like, which produces MDHVESEMSSCPMETKDCADAESIVVTSSTISDCFSTPTSSRSIPFCITSWTPECDEAKKPAIGMEFKDLGEAEHFYKSYAHSVGFSVRKGQSRTVGNEQVWKRFYCNRRGWRSEKEQTKIKRKTKVTRCDCQAMITLKWKGNKYIVTAFFEDHTHELASPSKQQFLRSNREVSDSAKSSLFTCHTASIGTSAAYRLLRVGDGGFAKVGCTKRDFQNYHRYLKCAINTSDAQMFIDNLARRKEANPAFFFDYMLDEKGRLVHIFWADTTSRKNYSHFGDVISFDSTYTTNQYNMIFAPFTGVNHHKQSIFLGQNCAKKSHV; this is translated from the exons ATGGATCACGTGGAGAGTGAGATGTCATCGTGTCCTATGGAAACAAAAGATTGTGCTGATGCTGAATCCATTGTTGTCACGAGCTCTACCATATCAGATTGCTTTAGTACGCCAACGAGCAGCAGGAGCATTCCATTTTGT ATTACCTCCTGGACCCCTGAATGTGACGAGGCAAAAAAACCAGCCATAGGCATGGAGTTCAAAGATTTGGGTGAGGCTGAGCACTTCTACAAGTCGTATGCCCATAGTGTTGGTTTTTCTGTACGGAAAGGGCAGAGTAGAACCGTTGGAAATGAACAAGTGTGGAAGAGATTCTATTGCAATAGACGTGGCTGGCGATCAGAGAAAGAGCAAACCAAGATTAAGCGCAAGACAAAAGTTACTAGGTGTGACTGCCAGGCAATGATAACTCTAAAATGGAAAGGCAATAAATACATTGTGACAGCATTTTTTGAGGACCATACACATGAGTTAGCCTCGCCTAGCAAGCAACAATTCCTGAGATCGAATAGAGAAGTTAGTGACAGTGCAAAGAGTTCACTGTTCACATGCCACACAGCAAGCATTGGCACCTCTGCGGCCTACCGCTTACTTCGTGTCGGAGATGGTGGGTTTGCCAAAGTAGGTTGCACAAAGAGAGATTTTCAAAATTATCATCGCTACTTGAAATGCGCTATAAATACCTCAGATGCACAGATGTTCATTGACAATCTAGCTAGGAGGAAGGAAGCCAACCCAGCATTCTTCTTTGATTACATGCTGGATGAGAAGGGGCGATTGGTGCACATATTTTGGGCTGATACAACTTCTAGGAAGAACTACTCACATTTTGGAGACGTTATCTCTTTTGATTCAACATATACAACCAATCAGTATAATATGATATTTGCACCTTTCACAGGAGTGAACCACCATAAGCAATCAATATTCCTTGGACAAAACTGTGCAAAAAAAAGCCATGTTTGA